DNA sequence from the Vicia villosa cultivar HV-30 ecotype Madison, WI linkage group LG3, Vvil1.0, whole genome shotgun sequence genome:
atactagcccacaatgattagggattctcccccttacctcttgatttctcctccaaaaccctagttttcctcttcttgttcctctcctccacttctattcttgaaCCAGAAAAATCAAAAATGATGCTTCTACCTCttttcctctcttactatctttatttattatattgggctttaaaaattaataacaccccctaattgcttatcactccaataaataggcccaattgatgaaatagagtagtcaaataactaattatgctccaacaaataatattattacccttaatattattttccgcttaatccaattaaatccgaattTATCTCaagtaaataaaatccaataataatattatttctaatattatttctctacataccccactttattaattcttcgattaaccgaataaattccaacttcacttaataatcagaacatgtttctcaataacaccgacgatccaattaattatcaaacttcgtccaaattaagtaaataaatccttatttaatttaattagtcagttaattaaattcagggtgttacaactctctcccacttaaaatattttcgtcctcgaaaattccgccgacacaaccatctcaatacccaaaaccacatccactctctctctcgattcatacTGATACAAAaggttctacacttacgaccacacaaagcttcaaaagatgtcattccaaTATCTGAAGAAGATACCATGCAAAAACACAATCCTTTTGAtgcacaacttagcaagtctcttcatcgaataatccatcttcaTCGGAATAAAACGAGCATATTTCGTCAACTATCCATACTGACCCAACTCACTCCATATTTACTCGATGCCTCGGCAATCTCGAAACAAACTCCATAGGGATACTATCTCCCTTCCACTCGaaaatagataactgttgcaccaacGAAACGGTTCCTGATAATCCAACTCAAATACATAATtaacaccatgattaatactcaaatcattacgatGTTCCTCATCAAAATTCTCTTTGTCCGAATTTTAACCATCAGGAATAGAAACTCAATCACAACATCTCACgacaccattctcatcaatccgaaagtTATTACCTTTTTCCTTGCTTcatcaatgtcatcttgtcaactAATTCTAaactcgtcaagaataccacaagtaagcttcaacataccaaacttaacACACGAAGGCTCCATCTCACAAACCAAACTCgagtctctaaattgttccaacaccTTTAATTCTCGAATCATTgccatagacatatgcaatgacttcctactcaatgtataagttacaacattcgcttttctaggatggtaattcaaaccaaagattaaaattcttcgaaattctactcgtcttgtttacctcatattcaactcttgtgatcactcaacacatcgaaccttgatccacacaaacaatgcctcttacattccaaaacaaacacaaaggcaacaactccaatacatacatcgaataatttccccttatgaactttaagttaccttgaagcataagctaccacttatcgatatctgcatcaacacacctcaattcgaaatcccatatccaagaaaattcacttcttccaaccaaaactcacattcagaaagctttacataaccttcttctctttcagcactgataacacaatccttaaatgttaaacatgatcatcgtcgctctttgaatcaaatatcctcaagaaacattacctcatagaaccttctttcttcttactcgacgaacagggtaactctacgactatacactcagacaatgAACCTCTTATCAAATAATTCCTTaaatctactcttcaacttctccttagtcgctttacacgctaccaagttagtaagacaagtctatctcgttcaatacgatatcgcctcctatcaacaatagatcaAGGGTGATCaaatcctcaatttgtcaatagacaatcgacaatcataatgaaacataaaccatcgttactaaaccataatagtgttccttcagaactcgtACTCAAAATCACTTACAACACCGAGTTCCACAATCTCTCTTACAGTTACAATTACTTAGttcaactccaaacagttcacaccaaaattcatcaacttggtctaacagaaaacaaattacatcaattctcaaaatctctaccaaagatgatCAACGAATAATTCAAACacgtaaaagaaatagaaacaaaatCACAACAGTTGAATCAATAACTACACttccatgcataacagataaaacatgatccaatcttatagcacaatccaaagaataaaataatgcgttgcaccattatcaataataaagcacgtacctcaaattaacttatccttagtattagtctcagcaccagacaacgcagacacttttcctttcgcttgctccttctttggcttgtcgcacatggcacaattgtgtccttgctcaccacaactatagcaaatcctactcgaaccaactccacaatgaacagttttgtgacccgtctcgccacacctgtagcacttaatcggagtagaagctcctcccccacttagcttcttgccaagaccaaattgttccctcatgtcatcatacgatttctcacggaactgttctcctcctcgtttcaactgtagaaaccccacttctttctttccatgcacatcttctggaaaatagtttcccaaaaatgcatcacggaaaagagtccaagtaacttcaataccttctatttcaaatctccgtacagtattactccaccaaacgtcagcttcttttgtcagcatgtgagtaccaaactgtaccttctgtacatcagtacaactaacgacttgaaagatcttctcaatttctctcatccatgcgtgcgctttgtccggtccataccctccttcaaagatcggcgggttgcacctttgaaagtctccaaaagcacgaaactcatcctttcctccataaccgacattctcttgcggcgcttgtccaatcgcaccagtccacctcatcatggcctcaacattaatgtcaacattccttcctgcagTCATCGTCCTAAACAatcaaacaaccagacaaaacagtatcgatcgtgtcagatacacgaatcaaatacaacaggataaaagacattaataaccttgaccaactggtcgaccatgctctgataccactaatgtaacacccatttttataccccaaaatatttaacatataatcagagaataacatgcatataattcaaaagggcgtcacatcgatgcttttagaagaactaaaaaccttaaaaaaatactgacagcatttatctacacagcacaatactcctggtcattttaataacactcaatgTAAAATCGCAAattaacctggatatgcattcacagcggaaaatatgatactcatgtaattcataatgattcatgtcccataccatgatcatacatcgactaatagtctcaattcaacataaacataatcaaaaggtttggcttgtaagcctctcaaaagaCATGTAACCAATAGATAAGTTCacaagtcatagcataatacatacgcaaatataacatgagttcaatacacctagtctacccagtgttacatgaccagagcatcgactcactacctagtctccaaataaacaaggaagaacctccggctaggtcacacgcggctactaaactccggaacctgcatgtcgccaaacgagggcaacattaaaacagaagggtgagaatacaaaccattatgaagaaagtataatggaatacaatggttaaattaaTAATTCCAGAAGTTGATCACATCGAACATAGTCATGTAAATAATAataagacaatatatatttcaCATGTTGACAAGTAACCAACAAGTACAAGGGAAGGATCGATTCATTaccaatattatattctcaattatgcgCACAACTACAATGAATCACATAGCCACATAAGTAACCAAACATGTActcaaacatcactcatttcaattatcaatctcatacacatatcacaatattactaatgcacataatcaactatcacataactctaatgtgactcaatgcaaaatatgtgacgctatgcatgtggtaccgaattgtgaacccaaagtttcaccgcctcctgattcaatatctagaatctaggccacgcttccgatccggacaagaccaaagcccaccaaacgtaaacatatagtttaccgcttccgattcactttagaatctaagcctcgcttttgtttcaaagcaaaccacctttgtttcaaggcacaccatgatatgaatgtatgtacaatgtcaatcaaacatatgcaattaagatcatctctaccatcttaatatttagcatattacaataattcactctatgaattatccacaatattgtacacaacattctcatcgcATAagcattatttatatataataccCAACACGCAATTTCAATCCACCATTTCAATTACCACTAGCAATCAATACCGTCTCATGCTAACTCACAACTTGTCAATTATATATGATTTACTCATTTTTATATTAAACCAATAAGTCATTAGGATTTATGCTATCTAACTATCCATAGAGAATTCaaccttaaaaaaataataaaaacccaCCCATAGGTCACTTCTATTAGGAGTCCATTATTTTAATATAGAATTCAATTTTACTCATCTATACTCATTTACCAATTATTCTATACATCTATCTATCATGTATTTCTAGTAATCAAGCAtattaatatttcatattttcattgacAGGGAGTTTAACAAGTAAACAAAATGGAACAGAGCACATATTTACCACCACAAACAGCAAGGCATATATGTAGTAAAATGAAACATATGGTTACAAATGGAAAGTCTCACGAACAGTAAGGTATATATGTAGTACAATGAAACATATATGTACTAAAATGAAACATATGGTCTACAAATGGGATGTCTCTCGAACAGTAGGTATATATGTAGTACAATGAAACATATATGTAGTAAAATGAAACATATGGTCTACAATGAGTAGCATGACTTGTTTCATTGATTATAATTGTATAGAACATTTTTCTGTGGTCCAAATCAAGAGCTGCAGTAGCAATTGAATTAAGGAAATTAAACTACACACGTTTCCATTATTAATACCAAGTATATGTAgcttccattcttttcttttctttttaacatGAACCGAATGGCTATAGTGGAGAGAGTATTACAAGTGGTCTCACGTTTTTGGCAGTTAGTGATGTAACATCATCAACCAAGTGACAATTGCAAAAAGATGATGAAGTGAACAGGCACATTTCTTTTGACTAAGGGCAGCTGCCGTGCGGTTCTATTAATCCTATATAgaatcattttttttcttaaataactTGACCAACAACACATCAGCAGCAATTACTTAAATAAAGGaacaaaaaaaataagaataaacaaAGCATAGCATCCCGTGATGGCCAACCTTGCCTTGCCAGCAGCTGCCGTCTGTCACCATTTTCGTGGGGTGACGTCATTCGGTGTTCCCCTCAATACCCACTCTCATTTTCGGTTCTTGAAGGAAAATATATATGCACACAGGATACTTATTCCAGTATTTAATCTTGTTTCTAACTCTAAACTTTCTACAGATTTTCAGTATACCAAACAGAATTAAACACATACTTTATTGATTTAACTATCACAAATATAACTATATTAATCTACCATTcaccccattatactagcccacaatgattagggattctcccccttacctcttgatttctcctccaaaaccctagttttcctcttcttgttcctctcctccacttctattcttgaaCCAGAAAAATCAAAAATGATGCTTCTACCTCttttcctctcttactatctttatttattatattgggctttaaaaattaataacaccccctaattgcttatcactccaataaataggcccaattgatgaaatagagtagtcaaataactaattatgctccaacaaataatattattacccttaatattattttccgcttaatccaattaaatccgaattTATCTCaagtaaataaaatccaataataatattatttctaatattatttctctacataccccactttattaattcttcgattaaccgaataaattccaacttcacttaataatcagaacatgtttctcaataacaccgacgatccaattaattatcaaacttcgtccaaattaagtaaataaatccttatttaatttaattagtcagttaattaaattcAGGGTGTTacaaaatgcactaacgcttttcaggctagagaagaagatcctgaagaatcagaatctgaagaagaagatgaactgtccttgatctccagaaggctaaatcaactctggaagaacaagcaaaggaagttcagaggcgtcagaagttcaaagaaatttgaacgtggagaatcttctgatgacagaagatttgacaagaagaaggtcatgtgctatgaatgcaatgagcctggacacttcaagaatgaatgtccaaaacttcagaaggaaaatcccaagaagaagtttcataagaagaaaggtcttatggcaacctgggatgagtcagaagatgattcagactctgaagatgagcaggctaactgtgcgctgatggcgacagaagatgacggatcagaatctacatcagaatcagattctgaagaggtattttctgaacttactagagatgagttagtttccggtctaacagaacttctggaattcaagtctcagattagtctcaaatacaaaaagctgaaaaaactatttgaatttgaaacaaagaagcttgagttggaaaattctgaattaaaagaaaaacttttaaaattatccaataatgttggatctccttctgattcagaaaaatccactcctagtctaaaccatattctgaaagaatatgatttaagtttcaggaagttcttatctagaagtattggcagaagtcagctagcttctatgatatatgctgtgtctggaaacaaaagagttggcattggttttgagggtgaaaccccatacaaacttgaacctgttgatgaaatgaaattcacatacaagccattgtatgatcagttcaagtatggccactcccatgatattaggcacacttcacatgctcaaagttttcacataacacacaccaaaaagcatgtgacacaacctaggaaatatcatgaaactcacattaaaaattatcatgctgttcctcctattgcttacaatgttaaacccaagttcaatcagaacttgagaaaatctaacaagaaaggacccaagaaaatgtgggtacctaaggataagattattcctattgcagatatccttggctgcaaaaaggacaaagcacaacatgtcatggtacctggactctggatgctcacgacacatgacaggaagaaggtctatgttccaagacctggtgcttaagtctggaggagaagtcaagtttggaggagatcagaagggcaagataattggctctggaactataaagtctggtaactctccttccatttctaatgtacttcttgtagaaggattaacacataacctcttatctatcagtcaattgagtgacaatggttatgatataatctttaatcaaaagtcttgcaaggctgtaaatcagaaggatggctcaatcctatttacaggcaagaggaagaacaacatttataagacagatctgcaagatcttatgagtcagaaggtgacttgtcttatgtctgtttctgaatagcagtgggtctggcacagaagattaggtcatgctagtttgagaaagatttctcagattaacaaactggatcttgtcagaggactccctaatctgaaattcaaatcagatgctctttgtgaagcatgtcagaagggcaagttctccaaacctgcattcaagtccaagaatgttgtttctacctcaaggccattagaactcttgcacattgatctgtttggcccagtcaaaacagcatctgtcagagggaagaaatatggattagtcatcgtagatgattatagccgctggacatgggtaaaattcttgaaacacaaggatgagtctcattcagtgttctttgatttctgcattcagattcaatctgaaaaagagtgtaaaatcataaaggtcagaagtgatcatggtggtgaatttgagaacagatcctttgaagaattcttcaaagaaaatggtattgcccatgatttctcttgtcctagaactccacagcaaaatggagttgtagaacgaaagaataggactctgcaagaaatggccagaaccatgatcaatgaaaccaatatggctaagcatttctgggcagaagcaataaacactgcatgctatattcagaatagaatctctatcagacctattctaaataagactccttatgaattgtggaagaataaaaagcccaacatttcatatttccatccttttggatgtgtatgctttattctgaacactaaagatcatcttggtaagtttgattccaaagcacaaaaatgtttccttcttggatattctgaacgctcaaaaggctacagagtatacaatactgaaacattgattgtagaagaatcaatcaatatcaggtttgatgataagcttggttctgaaaaaccaaagcagtttgataattttgcagattgtgatattgatatatcagaagttgttgagccaagaagcaacgcatcagaagcagagcttctcagaagcaaagaatctgaagatcaagtatcagcttctctggaggatctaagcatttctgaagaaccatctgtcagaagatcatccagacttatctctggtcattcagaagatgtcattcttggaaagaaggatgatccaatcagaacaagagcattccttaagaacaatgcagactgtcaattaggtcttgtatctttgatcgagccaacttctgttgatcatgctctagaagatccagattggataattgctatgcaagaagaactgaatcagtttacaaggaatgatgtttgggatcttgttcctagaccagatggattcaatataatcggtacaaaatgggtcttcagaaacaagctcagtgagaaaggtgaagtggtaaggaacaaagccagactggtggctcagggttatagtcagcaagaagggattgactatacagaaacctttgcaccagtggccaggttagaatctattcgtctattaatttcatttgccactcaacataacatcactctctatcagatggatgttaagagtgccttcttaaatggttatatagatgaagaagtttatgtccatcaacctcctggttttgaagacgctatgtctcctaatcatgtttttaaactaaagaaatcgttgtatggattgaaacaagctcccagagcttggtatgaacgcttaagttctttccttctggataatggtttcactagaggaaaagttgACACTActttcttttgtaaaacctttaaaagggatattttaatttgtcaaatatatgtagatgatattatttttggaacatctaatgctacacttggaaaggagtttgctgagtctatgcaggctgagtttgaaatgagcatgatgggagaactcaagtatttccttggaatacaaataaatcaaacatcagaaggaacgtatgttcacca
Encoded proteins:
- the LOC131661995 gene encoding uncharacterized protein LOC131661995 isoform X1: MTAGRNVDINVEAMMRWTGAIGQAPQENVGYGGKDEFRAFGDFQRCNPPIFEGGYGPDKAHAWMREIEKIFQVVSCTDVQKVQFGTHMLTKEADVWWSNTVRRFEIEGIEVTWTLFRDAFLGNYFPEDVHGKKEVGFLQLKRGGEQFREKSYDDMREQFGLGKKLSGGGASTPIKCYRCGETGHKTVHCGVGSSRICYSCGEQGHNCAMCDKPKKEQAKGKVSALSGAETNTKDKLI
- the LOC131661995 gene encoding uncharacterized protein LOC131661995 isoform X2, translating into MMRWTGAIGQAPQENVGYGGKDEFRAFGDFQRCNPPIFEGGYGPDKAHAWMREIEKIFQVVSCTDVQKVQFGTHMLTKEADVWWSNTVRRFEIEGIEVTWTLFRDAFLGNYFPEDVHGKKEVGFLQLKRGGEQFREKSYDDMREQFGLGKKLSGGGASTPIKCYRCGETGHKTVHCGVGSSRICYSCGEQGHNCAMCDKPKKEQAKGKVSALSGAETNTKDKLI